The nucleotide window AACCCGACGATGAGGAGTGTTCTCGTGACCCGTGAATCACGTTGCTTCATCTGGTGAGAGAAGGTGAGTCGCGAATTTTGTTATTAAGAATGTAACGCTCTGGAGGACGGCAGCCGAACGCAGGTCTGTGTTGGAAGACAGTGATTTAGCCTACAAAAGCCGGCTACAGCCATTCGTCTCTGCTCTTCTTGTTGGTGTCGAATAGACAGCGAAGATGCGCCTGTGTGGTCGCTATCGGCTATTCAGCCGAGTATAGGCGCGCGATAACAAAACCCAACGCTAGCAGATATCTGGGTATCGATGCTACTTACAGCAGTCTCGGCACGTACCCGTGAACGAACCCCCGGTGAGTGGCAGTCATGACTGGGTTTGTCGGCGGAGCGCTCGACGACACAACCCTCGGAGCGTGTGCCGCCGAGTTGTACCACGAAGACTGGTATGAGTCCGCGACGCTTTCTACCGACGGGTTCGGTGTCTCAGTCCTCCACCACGGAGCGAAAGACCCCAAGGGATGCACGCTCTGGGAAGACGGTTCGCGTGTAGGGGCCGTCTACGGCGTGGTCACGAACCTCGATGAACTCGGTCTCGACACCGACACGCTGTTCGAGAAACTCCTCGATGACCCGCACGCACTCCTGCCCGAACTCGACGGAACGTTTCTCATCGTTGCTATCGACGGCGCTACCGGGCGAATCGTCGTCACCAGCGACAAACTGGGAACGCGACAGTGTTTCTACGTCGACGGCGACGAGGAAAACGGCGAGCCGTTCGCGTTCGGAACCGAAGTCGGAGCGCTCACCACACTACTCGACGACCCGCAGGTCGACGAACGCGCTATCAGTGACCTGCTGCTGATTGGTCACGTCTGGGGCGACAAGACGCTCGTTCAGGGTGTTAACTACCTCCCGTCCGGTTCCGTACTCGAATACGAGGCTGGTTCGGGCTACGAAATAGAATCCTACTGGCACCACACGTTCGAACAGAGCGACGACGACTCGTACCTCGACGACCTCACCGAGGCGTATCAATCGGTCATCGCCGACATGGCGGAGACGGTGGACGGCGATGTCGGCCTGTGGCTCTCCGGCGGTCTCGACAGTCGCTCGATGGCCTCGGAACTGAGTCGCTACCACGACATCACGACGTACACCTACGACTCGAACCCCGCAAACGGAAGCAACCTCGAACTCGCCGCCCGCGTCTCGGACGTACTCGGCGTCGAAAACAAGCGTGTGATGCTCGATTCCGACGGCTTCGTGGACAATTTCGACAAATCCGTCCAACTGACGAGCGGGATGGTCGGGTTGTCGACGTTCACCAACCTCTCTGCGGTGTTCAACATCCCCGAGGTACCCGACATTCTCATCGAAGGGTGTGGACAAGGCGGGATGATGGGCGACGGCATCGGACGGGCCGCAGTGGAACGAAGCAAGTCACCCGAAGCGGCGCTCTACCGCGCCAAACACCGCATCGACATCGACGAAGCACGCAAACTCCTTCGGACGAGTTTCGACCCGATGACGACCTACCGCGAGGAGGTGCTCAAAAGCAACCAGTCCGACCTCTACAGTACCGCGCTAGACTGCTACTATCGGAACTACTTCCCGCGATGTGACTTTGCGAGCAACCCCATCGCAGAGAGTCAAGCCGGGACGCGCGTCCCCTTCAGCGACACCGAATTCCTCGACGCAGTAACCCGAATGCCGCTTTCGCACCGTGTCGGCTCGATTCCGTTCACGAACGGAGCGGTTCCCGCCGGAACCGCCTACCCGAAAATAGAGCTGGTTCGACGACTCGACAGCCGACTGGCCGACATCCCCTACGAACGAACCAAAGTCCCGCCCGCGCGCCCGATGTGGCAACACGCCGCTGGTTTCGTCGTTGGCACCTCTGTCGACCGCATCCGTGAGCATGTTATCGGTGATGTCCACACCTACGGCGGTCGGTCGATGGTCGGAGAGTGGTACCGTCAAAACCGCGCGCTCCGCGAGCGTGTCGACGACCTGCTCGACTCCGCGTGCGAGCGCCCGTACTTCGATGCCGACGAGATTCGCCGCCTCCAGCTCGAAGAGCTAACCGGCGAAGCCGAACACATGAGCGCCATCTCGGGTATCATTACGGGCGAACTCTGGGTTCGAAAGTATATCGACCGCGAAGAACAGGCCACGACCGACGAGGTGGCGGCGCAGCCCACAGAAGACGCCACGCAAACCGCTGACTGACGGTCAGATACCGTCGAAGTCTACACGAGTCGGAGAGAGTAGTGAAGTGAGAGACAGTCCGTCGCGTCCGAGGAATTCGATTTCGGAATTGAGAGCCCGAGATTCTAGAAGGCAGAACGTGGGCGCAAGGTCATTCCCGGGAATGTAACGAGTAGGCGATGAGGAGCACGCCGAAGAACTGGAACGTGCGCGTGACAAGTGTCAAGGGACGCTGATAGCGCAGCCCGATGTACCCTTCTCGGAGGAGCAATGAGCCGACGAACGCGACGCTGAACGCGACGGCCGTGAGGAGAAACAGCCCCAGCGACAGCGACCGCATTGTCCGACTATCGTGGCGGCGATATCCTCGGTAGGCCTGATAGCCCACGTAACCGCCGACGAGCGTCGAGCCGAAGGCGAGCCCGATGATAAGCCAGTCGACTACCGCAGATAGTCCGACCATCTCAGAGGTGTTCCCACATTTTCTTGAAGCGGTCCGCGGTGTCTGTCTCCTGTTGGCCGGGGAACGCTTCCGGCTGGCTTCGCGTCACGGATGTCTCGAAGGCACCTTCGTCCAACTCGAGGGAGAACTCCGAGAGCGTGGCCGCGTAGACATTGTAGTGGTTGCCGCTAGTCTGTATCTTCGTCTGTTCTTCTACGAGATCGTATTCCTGCAATTGTTCGACCCGCCGGTACACCGTCGGCTTAGACATCTCACATTGGTTGGCGAGTTCTTGCGCGGACATAGGCTTGACACTTGTTGCTGCGAGGATGTCCCGGGCGTACTCGTCGCTGAGGATGTCGAGAATATCACTCAGCTCCGGATCCTCACTCACGCTTCGACTGGAAGACCGCAAGCCGAATAAAAAGCCTGACTGGTTTCTGGGTCAGTAATTCGGCAGGGACGAGCCGACAGCGGAGTGCAGATAGCTTGTGGGGCAGTGGATTCGAGTGTGTTTTGGAGGGCTTAATCACACGTCAGCGGGGACCACGGGAGTTACCGTGATACTGCGACGGATAGGAGATGAGGCACAGGTGCGGGCAAGCACCTTGTTTACTCCGAGACAT belongs to Haloferax mediterranei ATCC 33500 and includes:
- a CDS encoding ArsR/SmtB family transcription factor; protein product: MSEDPELSDILDILSDEYARDILAATSVKPMSAQELANQCEMSKPTVYRRVEQLQEYDLVEEQTKIQTSGNHYNVYAATLSEFSLELDEGAFETSVTRSQPEAFPGQQETDTADRFKKMWEHL
- a CDS encoding asparagine synthase-related protein; this translates as MTGFVGGALDDTTLGACAAELYHEDWYESATLSTDGFGVSVLHHGAKDPKGCTLWEDGSRVGAVYGVVTNLDELGLDTDTLFEKLLDDPHALLPELDGTFLIVAIDGATGRIVVTSDKLGTRQCFYVDGDEENGEPFAFGTEVGALTTLLDDPQVDERAISDLLLIGHVWGDKTLVQGVNYLPSGSVLEYEAGSGYEIESYWHHTFEQSDDDSYLDDLTEAYQSVIADMAETVDGDVGLWLSGGLDSRSMASELSRYHDITTYTYDSNPANGSNLELAARVSDVLGVENKRVMLDSDGFVDNFDKSVQLTSGMVGLSTFTNLSAVFNIPEVPDILIEGCGQGGMMGDGIGRAAVERSKSPEAALYRAKHRIDIDEARKLLRTSFDPMTTYREEVLKSNQSDLYSTALDCYYRNYFPRCDFASNPIAESQAGTRVPFSDTEFLDAVTRMPLSHRVGSIPFTNGAVPAGTAYPKIELVRRLDSRLADIPYERTKVPPARPMWQHAAGFVVGTSVDRIREHVIGDVHTYGGRSMVGEWYRQNRALRERVDDLLDSACERPYFDADEIRRLQLEELTGEAEHMSAISGIITGELWVRKYIDREEQATTDEVAAQPTEDATQTAD
- a CDS encoding DUF7521 family protein, whose amino-acid sequence is MVGLSAVVDWLIIGLAFGSTLVGGYVGYQAYRGYRRHDSRTMRSLSLGLFLLTAVAFSVAFVGSLLLREGYIGLRYQRPLTLVTRTFQFFGVLLIAYSLHSRE